A stretch of Nonomuraea africana DNA encodes these proteins:
- the mgrA gene encoding L-glyceraldehyde 3-phosphate reductase, with the protein MSYIAAADRYEKMPYVRSGRSGLKLPQVSLGLWHNFGDDRPIENSRRILRAAFDRGVTHFDLANNYGVPYGSAERNFGAIFAQDFRPYRDELIISTKAGYDMWPGPYGEWGSRKYVLASLDQSLQRMGLEYVDVFYSHRPDPETPLEETMGALDHAVRSGKALYAGVSNYSAEQTAQASRIMRELGTPLLIHQPSYSMINRWIENGLLDTLEEEGIGCIVYSPLAQGLLTDRYLGGVPADSRAATSRFLSADRIDTNLARDLNEIAASRGQKLAQMALSWVLRDPRVTSVLIGASSVEQLEVNLAAVEGPVFTEDELEQIDKITTGTTSSA; encoded by the coding sequence GTGAGCTACATCGCGGCGGCCGACCGCTACGAGAAGATGCCGTACGTGCGCAGCGGGCGGAGCGGGCTCAAGCTCCCGCAGGTCTCCCTCGGCCTGTGGCACAACTTCGGCGACGACCGGCCGATCGAGAACTCGCGGAGGATCCTGCGCGCCGCCTTCGACCGCGGCGTCACCCACTTCGACCTGGCCAACAACTACGGCGTGCCGTACGGCTCGGCGGAACGGAACTTCGGCGCCATCTTCGCGCAGGACTTCAGGCCCTACCGCGACGAGCTGATCATCTCGACCAAGGCCGGGTACGACATGTGGCCCGGGCCGTACGGGGAGTGGGGATCGAGGAAGTACGTCCTGGCCAGCCTCGACCAGTCGCTCCAGCGGATGGGCCTGGAGTACGTGGACGTCTTCTACAGCCACCGTCCCGACCCCGAGACACCGCTGGAGGAGACGATGGGCGCGCTGGACCACGCGGTGCGCTCGGGCAAGGCGCTGTACGCGGGCGTCTCCAACTACTCGGCCGAGCAGACCGCGCAGGCGTCCAGGATCATGCGTGAGCTCGGCACGCCGCTCCTCATCCACCAGCCGTCCTACTCGATGATCAACAGGTGGATCGAGAACGGGCTGCTGGACACGCTGGAGGAGGAGGGCATCGGCTGCATCGTGTACTCGCCGCTCGCCCAGGGATTGCTGACCGACCGCTACCTGGGCGGCGTGCCCGCCGACTCGCGGGCGGCGACGAGCAGGTTCCTCTCCGCGGACCGGATCGACACGAACCTGGCCCGCGACCTCAACGAGATCGCGGCGTCCCGGGGGCAGAAACTTGCCCAGATGGCGCTGTCGTGGGTGCTCAGGGACCCGAGGGTGACCAGCGTGCTGATCGGCGCGAGCAGCGTCGAGCAGCTGGAGGTCAACCTGGCCGCCGTGGAGGGCCCCGTCTTCACCGAGGACGAACTCGAGCAGATCGACAAGATCACGACGGGGACGACGTCGTCCGCGTGA
- a CDS encoding lysylphosphatidylglycerol synthase transmembrane domain-containing protein, whose translation MSDARDEPVVFVVEPLLPQRLRRPSDALRFLATLLVLSAVILLMLVAQQTLIGLEQDVTEGTDRAPALLAGIATFLSGAAVLVVPTAFAVERVFHRDGLRVAEGLIAAILGMAGSYLIGQWLVTAGPEDLATLLTGGRDLEPLNALLSSVIGYATAVRISRRPTWRALMWTVTALSIFALFTGKQITLPSAIVTVLFGMAVGYGTLYGVGSPNTRPPGNAVIAALRKLSFSPVSARRIDDDHQGSRRYAVGLSDGSSLDVTVLDRDRQVAGLPYRLWRRIRLHSETRRRAIRSLRAELEREALMAYATQAAGANTPRLLGTSEIGTEAALLAYEHLETRALDQLKDSEISDDLLAQIWEQVLLLQMQRLAHRRLTGDSIHVDREGRVVLADPRSGEVAAGDLLLRIDIAQLLTYLALRVGAERSVRAAAGVLGPDALGGALPLLQRIALTRETRAALSKNKELLAAIREQIEALTPQAEVEEVRLERFRPRTLVTIIASTLAAYFLLSQLSRVDLLKVITTAEWGWGVLALAASGFSFVAAALMIRGFVPEPLPLGRTVLVQFASSFVKLVTPPAVGGVAINTRYLQKRGVPPALAVASIGASQVIGLASHIALLLVFAYITGSSTTTSFAPSRGLLVAVLAVAVLIVILLGVPPVRRMVTKRLRSLFANVVPRLLDVLQSPRKIAEGFGGILCLSLAFTFCLYACVRAFGGETGFTTVAVVFLTANAIGSAAPTPGGLGAVEASLALGLTVAGVPAEFATSSVLLYRLLTFWLPVLPGWASFAYLQRHEAL comes from the coding sequence GTGTCTGACGCGCGCGACGAACCGGTCGTCTTCGTCGTCGAACCACTCCTGCCGCAGCGGCTGCGGCGGCCGTCCGACGCTCTGCGCTTCCTGGCCACGCTCCTGGTACTGAGCGCGGTCATCCTGCTCATGCTGGTGGCCCAGCAGACGCTCATCGGCCTCGAACAGGACGTCACCGAGGGCACCGACCGCGCCCCCGCCCTGCTGGCGGGCATCGCGACCTTCCTGAGCGGCGCCGCCGTGCTGGTCGTCCCCACCGCCTTCGCGGTCGAGCGGGTCTTCCACCGCGACGGGTTGCGCGTGGCCGAGGGGTTGATAGCCGCCATCCTCGGCATGGCGGGCTCCTACCTGATCGGCCAGTGGCTGGTCACGGCGGGCCCCGAAGACCTGGCCACGCTGCTGACCGGCGGCCGCGACCTCGAACCGCTCAACGCGCTGCTCAGCTCGGTCATCGGCTACGCCACCGCGGTCCGCATCTCCCGCCGGCCCACCTGGCGCGCGCTGATGTGGACGGTCACCGCGCTGTCGATCTTCGCGCTGTTCACCGGCAAGCAGATCACGCTGCCGAGCGCGATCGTGACCGTCCTGTTCGGCATGGCCGTCGGCTACGGCACGCTGTACGGCGTCGGCAGCCCCAACACGCGCCCGCCGGGCAACGCCGTCATCGCGGCGCTGCGCAAGCTGTCCTTCTCGCCGGTCTCCGCCCGGCGCATCGACGACGACCACCAGGGCAGCCGCCGCTACGCCGTCGGCCTGTCCGACGGTTCCAGCCTCGACGTCACCGTGCTCGACCGCGACCGGCAGGTGGCCGGCCTGCCGTACCGGCTGTGGCGGCGGATCAGGCTCCACTCCGAGACCAGGCGGCGGGCGATCCGCTCGCTGCGCGCGGAGCTGGAGCGCGAGGCGCTCATGGCCTACGCCACCCAGGCTGCGGGCGCCAACACCCCGCGCCTGCTCGGCACCAGCGAGATCGGCACCGAGGCCGCGCTCCTGGCCTACGAGCACCTCGAGACGCGCGCCCTCGACCAGCTCAAAGACAGCGAGATCAGCGACGACCTGCTCGCCCAGATCTGGGAGCAGGTGCTGCTGCTGCAGATGCAGCGCCTGGCTCACAGGCGGCTGACCGGCGACAGCATCCACGTCGACCGCGAGGGCCGTGTCGTCCTCGCCGACCCGCGCAGCGGCGAGGTGGCGGCGGGCGACCTGCTGCTGCGCATCGACATCGCGCAGCTGCTCACCTACCTGGCGCTGCGGGTCGGCGCCGAGCGCTCGGTCAGGGCCGCGGCGGGCGTGCTCGGCCCCGACGCGCTCGGCGGCGCGCTGCCCCTGCTCCAGCGCATCGCGCTGACCAGGGAGACCAGGGCGGCGCTGTCGAAGAACAAGGAACTGCTGGCCGCGATCCGCGAGCAGATCGAGGCGCTGACCCCGCAGGCCGAGGTCGAGGAGGTACGCCTCGAGCGGTTCAGACCGCGCACGCTCGTCACCATCATCGCCAGCACGCTGGCCGCCTACTTCCTGCTCTCGCAGCTCAGCCGGGTCGACCTGCTCAAGGTCATCACCACGGCCGAGTGGGGATGGGGCGTGCTCGCGCTGGCCGCCTCGGGGTTCAGCTTCGTCGCCGCGGCGCTCATGATCAGAGGCTTCGTGCCCGAGCCGTTGCCGCTGGGCCGTACGGTGCTGGTGCAGTTCGCCTCGTCGTTCGTGAAGCTGGTGACCCCGCCGGCGGTGGGCGGCGTCGCGATCAACACCCGCTACCTGCAAAAGCGCGGCGTGCCGCCCGCGCTGGCCGTGGCCAGCATCGGCGCCTCCCAGGTCATCGGGCTGGCCAGCCACATCGCGCTGCTGCTGGTGTTCGCCTACATCACCGGATCGAGCACGACCACGTCGTTCGCACCCTCGCGCGGGCTGCTCGTCGCGGTGCTCGCCGTGGCGGTGCTCATCGTGATCCTGCTGGGCGTGCCGCCGGTGCGCCGCATGGTCACCAAGCGGCTGAGGTCGCTCTTCGCCAACGTCGTGCCGCGCCTGCTCGACGTCCTCCAGTCGCCGCGCAAGATCGCCGAAGGCTTCGGCGGGATCCTCTGCCTCTCGCTGGCCTTCACGTTCTGCCTCTACGCGTGCGTGCGGGCCTTCGGCGGCGAGACTGGCTTCACGACGGTCGCGGTGGTCTTCCTCACGGCCAACGCGATCGGCTCGGCCGCGCCCACACCTGGCGGTCTGGGCGCGGTCGAGGCGTCGCTGGCCCTCGGGCTCACGGTCGCCGGAGTGCCGGCCGAGTTCGCGACCTCCTCGGTGCTCCTCTACCGGCTGCTCACCTTCTGGCTGCCGGTGCTGCCCGGCTGGGCCTCCTTCGCCTACCTCCAGCGGCACGAGGCCCTGTGA
- a CDS encoding M28 family metallopeptidase, with protein MITHLLVTLALAAPGGTLADDVKLDDMLAHLQAFQAIADAHGGNRAAGTPGYDASADYVAARLMEAGYTVELQPFRFVAYRQLAPAVLRVHGTDLGKVSTLVNSGAGEVTAQPRRVGAGCADTDFAGFEPGGVAVVDRGRCTFETKAARASTAGAKALIVVNQGGAFDGNAGAPQPIPVVGVDSEQGAAVSKARQVTVVTRTETQRWLTRNVIAQTATGATDDVVMVGAHLDSVEAGPGINDNGSGSAAVLEIALRMATRRPDRAVRFVWWGAEELGLLGSRHYVATLPPEERAKIGMYINVDMVASPNHTFAIYDGDDSDQVGQGPGPEGSARIERAFQDFFTARGLPYTGSDFTGRSDYGPFIAAGIPAGGLFTGAEALKTEAQATMFGGTAGAPLDDCYHKACDDLKNINTHALDVSADAVATVITTFAWRR; from the coding sequence ATGATCACCCATTTGCTCGTGACGCTGGCCCTCGCGGCGCCGGGCGGCACGCTCGCCGACGACGTGAAGCTCGACGATATGCTCGCCCATCTGCAGGCGTTCCAGGCCATCGCCGACGCCCACGGCGGTAACCGGGCGGCGGGCACGCCAGGATATGACGCCTCCGCCGATTACGTGGCGGCGCGGCTGATGGAGGCCGGTTACACGGTCGAGCTCCAGCCCTTCCGTTTCGTCGCCTACCGGCAACTGGCCCCCGCCGTCCTCAGGGTGCACGGCACGGACCTCGGGAAGGTTTCCACGCTGGTCAATTCGGGGGCAGGCGAGGTGACGGCGCAACCGCGCAGGGTGGGCGCGGGCTGCGCGGACACGGATTTCGCCGGCTTCGAGCCGGGCGGTGTGGCGGTGGTCGACAGGGGCCGGTGCACGTTCGAGACCAAGGCGGCCCGCGCCTCGACGGCGGGCGCCAAGGCGTTGATCGTGGTCAACCAGGGCGGCGCGTTCGACGGCAACGCGGGCGCTCCTCAGCCGATCCCGGTCGTCGGCGTCGACTCCGAGCAGGGGGCGGCGGTGTCCAAGGCGCGGCAGGTGACCGTCGTCACCAGGACCGAGACCCAGAGATGGCTCACGCGCAACGTGATCGCGCAGACCGCGACGGGGGCGACCGACGACGTGGTCATGGTAGGCGCGCACCTCGACTCGGTCGAGGCCGGGCCCGGCATCAACGACAACGGCTCGGGCAGCGCGGCCGTCCTGGAGATCGCGCTCAGGATGGCCACCAGGCGGCCCGACCGGGCGGTGCGTTTCGTCTGGTGGGGGGCGGAGGAGCTGGGGCTGCTCGGGTCGAGGCACTACGTGGCCACCCTCCCGCCGGAGGAGCGCGCCAAGATCGGGATGTACATCAACGTCGACATGGTCGCGTCGCCCAACCACACGTTCGCGATCTACGACGGCGACGACTCCGACCAGGTGGGCCAGGGGCCTGGGCCAGAGGGATCGGCGCGGATCGAGCGGGCCTTCCAGGACTTCTTCACCGCGCGGGGCCTGCCGTACACGGGGAGCGACTTCACCGGACGCTCGGACTACGGTCCCTTCATCGCCGCGGGCATCCCCGCGGGCGGGCTCTTCACCGGCGCGGAGGCCCTGAAGACGGAGGCGCAGGCCACGATGTTCGGAGGGACGGCCGGCGCCCCGCTGGACGACTGCTACCACAAGGCGTGCGACGACCTGAAGAACATCAATACCCATGCCCTGGATGTTTCGGCGGACGCCGTGGCGACGGTGATAACCACATTCGCATGGCGTAGATAA